A stretch of Arthrobacter sp. NEB 688 DNA encodes these proteins:
- a CDS encoding sigma-70 family RNA polymerase sigma factor — protein sequence MRRPRTPSSLTEEGVREAYAAHGAELYRFALRGLGDGGLAQDAVQETFLRAWRARERYDPSVAALRTWLFGIARNVVIDLHRVREARPWLRDLSDHEGLERHAPATDGWDALLHGWLVEEALGRLGEAHRQALTETHLAGRPYGEVAAELGIPESTLRSRVFYGLKALRVAMEEMGVER from the coding sequence GTGCGCCGTCCCCGGACGCCCTCCTCGCTCACCGAGGAGGGCGTCCGGGAGGCGTACGCGGCGCACGGGGCCGAGCTGTACCGGTTCGCCCTGCGCGGCCTCGGCGACGGCGGCCTGGCGCAGGACGCCGTCCAGGAGACCTTCCTGCGCGCCTGGCGCGCCCGCGAGCGCTACGACCCGTCGGTCGCCGCGCTGCGCACCTGGCTCTTCGGCATCGCCCGGAACGTCGTCATCGACCTGCACCGGGTCCGCGAGGCCCGGCCGTGGCTGCGCGACCTGTCCGACCACGAGGGCCTCGAGCGCCACGCCCCCGCGACAGACGGCTGGGACGCGCTCCTGCACGGCTGGCTCGTCGAGGAGGCGCTCGGGCGCCTCGGCGAGGCGCACCGGCAGGCGCTGACCGAGACCCACCTCGCCGGCCGGCCGTACGGCGAGGTCGCGGCCGAGCTCGGCATCCCCGAGAGCACCCTGCGCAGCCGGGTCTTCTACGGTCTCAAGGCCCTGCGGGTCGCGATGGAGGAGATGGGAGTGGAGCGATGA
- a CDS encoding zf-HC2 domain-containing protein yields MSTPTDHEALRTALGPYVLGDLPADEVPALEAHLDGCAACTAELAALTPVAAALGGLRGTRPALPQPPPDLADRVGAAVAADARRGAPGSGLARRAGTLLVAAAVGAALTLGVTRLVTDPAAPVVPVEAVPVAVGAPGLVASAGLVPHTWGVEVKLTASGFTAGDRYRVVVLGPDGAAFPAGEFVGTGERTMRCNLNSSVLRERASGFEVLGDDGRVLVRSAFPRA; encoded by the coding sequence ATGAGCACGCCGACCGACCACGAGGCGCTGCGGACCGCGCTCGGCCCGTACGTGCTGGGCGACCTCCCCGCCGACGAGGTCCCCGCGCTCGAGGCGCACCTCGACGGGTGCGCGGCGTGCACCGCCGAGCTCGCCGCGCTGACGCCCGTCGCGGCCGCGCTCGGCGGGCTGCGCGGGACCCGTCCGGCGCTCCCGCAGCCGCCTCCCGACCTCGCCGACCGGGTGGGCGCGGCGGTCGCCGCCGACGCCCGGCGCGGGGCCCCCGGGTCCGGGCTCGCCCGCCGGGCGGGCACGCTGCTCGTGGCGGCGGCGGTCGGGGCGGCGCTCACGCTCGGCGTGACGCGGCTGGTCACCGATCCCGCGGCGCCGGTCGTGCCGGTCGAGGCCGTCCCCGTCGCCGTCGGCGCCCCGGGGCTGGTCGCGAGCGCCGGGCTGGTCCCCCACACGTGGGGGGTCGAGGTCAAGCTGACCGCGAGCGGCTTCACGGCCGGCGACCGCTACCGGGTCGTCGTGCTCGGGCCGGACGGCGCCGCCTTCCCCGCCGGCGAGTTCGTCGGCACCGGCGAGCGGACGATGCGCTGCAACCTCAACTCGTCGGTGCTGCGGGAGCGCGCGAGCGGCTTCGAGGTCCTCGGCGACGACGGGCGCGTCCTGGTCCGCTCGGCCTTCCCCCGGGCCTGA
- a CDS encoding enoyl-CoA hydratase-related protein, with product MTDLVRLEVADGIGTIRLERPPMNALNAEIQHGLVAACREAAERRDVAAVVVWGGEKVFAAGADIKEMETMSYTDMVDHSALLQDFTKALAGLPKPTVAAITGYALGGGCEVALACDWRVAADDAKLGQPEINLGIIPGAGGTQRLARLVGPAKAKDLVFSGRFVDAQEALAIGLVDRVVPASEVYEASRSLVARYVGGPAYAIRAAKEAIDRGLEVDLETGLEIERVLFAGLFATKDQSIGMRHFVEKGKGPAPFEGA from the coding sequence GTGACCGACCTCGTCCGCCTCGAGGTCGCGGACGGCATCGGGACCATCCGGCTCGAGCGGCCGCCGATGAACGCGCTCAACGCCGAGATCCAGCACGGCCTCGTCGCCGCGTGCCGCGAGGCCGCCGAGCGGCGCGACGTCGCGGCGGTCGTCGTCTGGGGCGGCGAGAAGGTCTTCGCCGCGGGCGCCGACATCAAGGAGATGGAGACGATGTCGTACACCGACATGGTCGACCACTCCGCGCTGCTCCAGGACTTCACGAAGGCGCTCGCCGGCCTGCCGAAGCCGACCGTCGCCGCCATCACCGGCTACGCGCTCGGGGGCGGCTGCGAGGTCGCGCTCGCCTGCGACTGGCGCGTGGCCGCCGACGACGCGAAGCTCGGCCAGCCCGAGATCAACCTCGGCATCATCCCCGGCGCCGGCGGCACGCAGCGCCTCGCCCGGCTCGTCGGCCCGGCGAAGGCCAAGGACCTCGTCTTCTCCGGCCGCTTCGTCGACGCGCAGGAGGCGCTGGCCATCGGCCTCGTCGACCGGGTCGTCCCGGCCTCCGAGGTCTACGAGGCGTCACGCTCGCTCGTCGCCCGCTACGTCGGCGGGCCGGCCTACGCGATCCGCGCCGCGAAGGAGGCCATCGACCGTGGCCTCGAGGTCGATCTCGAGACCGGCCTCGAGATCGAGCGGGTGCTCTTCGCCGGCCTGTTCGCCACGAAGGACCAGTCCATCGGGATGCGCCACTTCGTCGAGAAGGGCAAGGGCCCGGCCCCGTTCGAGGGCGCCTGA
- a CDS encoding YbjN domain-containing protein encodes MTDPTSLPNFPPPANEHPLRGRVLDVLVDLGLAPNLDGDGDVAFTVNDQQLFVRCTEGDVEIMRLFGQWQIQDELTADRLKLHETCNELNLHMNHVKTGIAGTTLVVTGEHVVTPGADLSTLTQVSIQVVLSAVHLWHQRILGIDPETGQPTEDGQ; translated from the coding sequence ATGACCGACCCCACCTCGCTGCCCAACTTCCCGCCGCCCGCGAACGAGCACCCGCTGCGCGGCCGGGTCCTCGACGTCCTCGTCGACCTCGGGCTCGCCCCGAACCTCGACGGCGACGGGGACGTGGCCTTCACGGTCAACGACCAGCAGCTGTTCGTCCGCTGCACCGAGGGCGACGTCGAGATCATGCGCCTCTTCGGCCAGTGGCAGATCCAGGACGAGCTGACGGCCGACCGCCTCAAGCTCCACGAGACGTGCAACGAGCTCAACCTGCACATGAACCACGTGAAGACCGGCATCGCGGGCACGACCCTCGTCGTCACCGGCGAGCACGTCGTCACGCCGGGCGCCGACCTCTCGACGCTCACCCAGGTCTCCATCCAGGTCGTGCTCTCCGCGGTCCACCTCTGGCACCAGCGCATCCTCGGCATCGACCCCGAGACCGGCCAGCCGACCGAGGACGGGCAGTGA
- a CDS encoding aminotransferase class III-fold pyridoxal phosphate-dependent enzyme codes for MSATDTPARPYPAHDPATYRRLPASSRPVDPARVESLLAAEWERFAASTPASGEHNTRAARTLPLGVTSSFQHWDPYPVSVASARGAWLTDVDGRRMLDLSMGFGAMLVGHLNPTVVEHVQRALTDTGTLFVTPSPQATEMSERFCERFGLDMVRFTNSGTESLMYAIRAARAFTGRKAVVKIEGGYHGGYDALQVSVKPALEDIGPAEAPVPEVPFDVEAGTVHVVPYNDLDRLRAILAEHGREIAVMVVEPVVENLSIVVPDAGYLAGVRELCDEHGVVLLFDEVKTGLTAGYAGAAQRLGVKPDLITLAKSIGGGLPLAAFGGRRDVMEVVVDGRMAHFGTYNGNPLVMAAAKAVDEICTPEALAATEAINVRALSRIDDVIDTFELPAHTVGLGVKGCVTWSTAPVRTYRDYKATDFAMAELSWLWGVNRNILTPPGLDEQWLVSLAHTDEDMDLLVEHVRELAEALRA; via the coding sequence ATGTCCGCGACCGACACCCCGGCCCGCCCGTACCCCGCCCACGACCCGGCCACCTACCGCCGCCTCCCGGCGAGCAGCCGCCCGGTCGACCCCGCCCGCGTGGAGTCCCTCCTCGCCGCCGAGTGGGAGCGGTTCGCGGCGAGCACCCCGGCGTCCGGCGAGCACAACACCCGCGCGGCCCGCACGCTGCCGCTCGGCGTCACCTCCTCCTTCCAGCACTGGGACCCCTACCCCGTCTCGGTGGCCTCCGCGCGCGGCGCGTGGCTGACCGACGTCGACGGCCGCCGGATGCTCGACCTGTCGATGGGCTTCGGCGCGATGCTCGTCGGCCACCTCAACCCGACCGTCGTCGAGCACGTCCAGCGCGCGCTGACCGACACCGGCACCCTCTTCGTCACCCCCTCCCCGCAGGCGACCGAGATGAGCGAGCGGTTCTGCGAGCGCTTCGGCCTCGACATGGTCCGCTTCACCAACTCCGGCACCGAGTCGCTGATGTACGCCATCCGCGCCGCGCGCGCCTTCACCGGGCGCAAGGCCGTCGTGAAGATCGAGGGCGGCTACCACGGCGGCTACGACGCCCTCCAGGTGTCGGTCAAGCCGGCGCTCGAGGACATCGGCCCGGCCGAGGCCCCCGTGCCCGAGGTGCCCTTCGACGTGGAGGCCGGCACCGTCCACGTCGTCCCCTACAACGACCTCGACCGCCTGCGCGCGATCCTCGCCGAGCACGGCCGCGAGATCGCCGTCATGGTCGTCGAGCCGGTCGTCGAGAACCTCTCGATCGTCGTGCCGGACGCCGGCTACCTCGCGGGCGTGCGCGAGCTGTGCGACGAGCACGGCGTCGTCCTGCTCTTCGACGAGGTGAAGACCGGCCTCACCGCGGGCTACGCGGGCGCCGCGCAGCGCCTCGGCGTCAAGCCCGACCTCATCACCCTCGCCAAGTCGATCGGCGGCGGCCTGCCGCTCGCCGCCTTCGGGGGTCGCCGCGACGTCATGGAGGTCGTCGTCGACGGCCGGATGGCCCACTTCGGCACCTACAACGGCAACCCGCTCGTCATGGCCGCCGCGAAGGCCGTCGACGAGATCTGCACCCCCGAGGCGCTGGCCGCCACCGAGGCGATCAACGTGCGGGCCCTGTCGCGCATCGACGACGTCATCGACACCTTCGAGCTGCCGGCCCACACCGTCGGCCTCGGGGTCAAGGGCTGCGTCACGTGGTCGACCGCGCCGGTGCGCACCTACCGCGACTACAAGGCGACGGACTTCGCGATGGCCGAGCTGTCGTGGCTGTGGGGCGTCAACCGCAACATCCTCACGCCCCCCGGTCTCGACGAGCAGTGGCTGGTGTCCCTCGCGCACACCGACGAGGACATGGACCTCCTCGTCGAGCACGTGCGGGAGCTCGCCGAGGCCCTGCGCGCCTGA